From Triticum urartu cultivar G1812 chromosome 2, Tu2.1, whole genome shotgun sequence, a single genomic window includes:
- the LOC125539245 gene encoding uncharacterized membrane protein At1g16860-like, with protein MLPGGEDGKRRGATADRDAADADAEAGASAAALNDLCATAGDAGRPVPAPFPRAAAWAVAALLAVGIGLGALVLAVVRSPVLLVLALVLSAAVSTFLLWNAAAAASGRVLRRFVDGLPASSLRVAADGQLVKITGLVSCGDISLISSYEKVENCVYTSTLLRKCGRWGSEVANPKNNCSRWKLTHAERFAADFYITDAKSGKRALVKAGYHTKVVPLIDENVLVTTSRSTDLSSTLKCWLQERNLSSEEAQLIRLEEGYITEGMKLSVTGILSKKNGDFMIFPPREPISTGCVLLSSLLPAYFDGIVLRLVDKSYFMPHSGIS; from the exons ATGCTTCCGGGAGGGGAAGACGGCAAGCGGCGCGGCGCCACCGCCGACCGCGACgccgccgacgccgacgccgagGCCGGCGCCAGCGCGGCCGCCCTGAACGACCTCTGCGCCACCGCCGGGGACGCGGGCCGCCCCGTGCCCGCGCCGTTCCCGAGGGCGGCGGCCTGGGCGGTCGCGGCGCTGCTCGCGGTGGGGATCGGGCTCGGCGCCCTCGTCCTCGCCGTCGTGCGCAGCCCCGTGCTGCTCGTGCTCGCGCTGGTCCTCTCGGCGGCCGTGTCCACGTTCCTCCTGTGGAATGCCGCGGCCGCGGCTTCCGGCCGCGTGCTGCGGCGGTTCGTCGACGGACTCCCGGCCTCCAGCCTCCGCGTCGCCGCCGACGGCCAGCTCGTCAAGATTACCGGC CTGGTTTCATGTGGTGATATTTCGTTGATTTCTTCATATGAGAAGGTGGAGAACTGTGTATACACCTCTACGCTGCTAAGAAAATGTGGTAGATGGGGTTCTGAGGTGGCAAATCCTAAAAATAATTGTTCCAGGTGGAAATTGACACATGCTGAG AGGTTTGCTGCTGATTTCTACATAACAGATGCAAAATCAGGTAAAAGAGCCTTGGTGAAAGCTGGGTACCACACGAAAGTTGTTCCATTGATCGATGAAAATGTTTTGGTTACAACAAGCAGAAGTACCGATCTATCTTCAACCTTGAAATGTTGGCTACAAGAAAGAAATCTTTCTTCTGAAGAAGCTCAGCTTATCCGTCTTGAGGAAGG ATATATCACGGAAGGAATGAAGTTGAGTGTGACCGGAattttgagcaagaagaatggaGATTTCATGATATTTCCTCCCCGTGAACCTATATCTACAGGTTGTGTGTTGCTGTCATCTCTCCTTCCAGCTTACTTTGATGGAATAGTTCTGAGACTAGTAGACAAGAGTTATTTTATGCCACATTCTGGAATTTCATGA